One Ignavibacterium sp. DNA segment encodes these proteins:
- a CDS encoding FG-GAP-like repeat-containing protein, with protein MKIFFLLLFLSFSFVNINSQVPFNQSPDWISADISNVATGGAFADINNDGWLDFVVANGNDISIQTLVVYYNDGTGKFPSVPYWQSVDSDYHGHLAVGDVNGDGWADVAVSVYIGKGGFSTPGKVKLFLNNNGTLSSNPDWVSAELFYTFSCAFGDADGDGDLDLAVAAGEAYYVNPAQLRIFYNENGNLESIPSWKSQISFYSYDVCWADFDNDGDLDLVCAGESNPNYIFENYGDSISVTPTWQSADASKYANSLFAGDVNNDGFLDLAISDNNQLGGTGRFKIYLNNNGTLETTPFWSSSFSGMGSGINLVDIDNDDDLDLITGGWWEPVRIYLNDDGNFSSTPDYVSTSSSVVEVIVCGDVDNDALISEVMYDVGPNKLFYLPQNHIQKINRIIVAGDTLQLNEYCYNLENGWISLAAKPDSAAEIIIEYVYSKDIDIGVTNWDQNIGNYVFLNKSNPVSIESETELLNSFILSQNYPNPFNPATQIRYTINSRQFVSLKVFDVLGNEIAVLVNEEKPAGKYTIEFNSESRANNLSTGIYIYQLRAGTFAESKKMLLLR; from the coding sequence ATGAAAATTTTTTTTCTCCTCCTTTTTCTTTCTTTTTCATTTGTTAATATTAATTCCCAGGTACCTTTTAATCAAAGTCCGGATTGGATATCTGCTGATATCTCAAATGTAGCTACAGGAGGAGCATTTGCAGATATTAATAATGATGGCTGGCTGGATTTTGTTGTTGCAAACGGTAACGATATTTCTATCCAAACACTTGTTGTTTATTATAATGATGGAACAGGAAAATTTCCTTCAGTACCATATTGGCAGTCAGTTGATTCAGATTATCATGGTCACTTAGCGGTTGGTGATGTAAACGGAGATGGATGGGCTGATGTAGCTGTCTCGGTTTATATAGGAAAAGGCGGCTTTTCAACTCCCGGAAAAGTTAAATTATTTTTGAATAATAACGGAACGCTTTCTTCAAATCCGGATTGGGTATCAGCTGAATTATTTTATACTTTCAGTTGTGCATTTGGTGATGCTGATGGTGACGGTGATCTCGACCTTGCTGTTGCTGCTGGTGAAGCTTATTATGTCAATCCTGCTCAGTTAAGGATTTTTTATAATGAAAATGGAAATCTGGAATCAATTCCTTCATGGAAGAGTCAGATTTCTTTTTACAGCTATGATGTATGCTGGGCTGATTTTGATAATGATGGAGACCTTGATTTAGTATGTGCAGGAGAAAGTAATCCGAATTATATTTTTGAAAATTATGGTGATTCAATAAGCGTTACTCCAACCTGGCAATCTGCCGATGCAAGTAAATACGCAAATTCTTTATTTGCAGGTGATGTTAATAATGATGGTTTTCTTGATCTGGCAATTTCAGATAACAATCAGCTTGGCGGAACGGGCAGATTTAAAATATATCTTAATAATAACGGTACTTTGGAAACGACTCCTTTTTGGTCTTCATCTTTTTCAGGAATGGGTTCAGGGATAAATCTTGTTGATATTGATAATGATGATGATCTGGATCTAATTACTGGCGGCTGGTGGGAGCCGGTCAGAATTTATTTAAATGATGATGGAAATTTCAGTTCAACTCCTGATTATGTTAGTACAAGCTCGAGTGTTGTTGAAGTAATAGTATGTGGTGATGTTGATAATGATGCGTTGATTTCAGAAGTTATGTATGATGTGGGTCCGAATAAATTATTTTATCTGCCCCAGAATCATATACAAAAGATCAACAGAATAATTGTTGCAGGAGACACTTTACAGTTAAATGAGTACTGTTATAATCTTGAAAATGGCTGGATCAGTTTGGCAGCTAAGCCGGATTCAGCAGCAGAAATTATAATTGAGTATGTTTATTCAAAAGATATAGATATAGGAGTAACAAACTGGGATCAGAATATCGGGAATTATGTTTTCCTGAATAAATCAAATCCGGTTTCCATTGAAAGTGAAACAGAACTTCTCAACAGTTTTATTTTATCTCAAAACTATCCTAATCCATTTAACCCTGCAACACAAATACGATATACAATTAACAGCAGGCAATTTGTTTCACTGAAAGTTTTCGATGTTTTAGGAAACGAAATAGCTGTTCTGGTTAATGAAGAAAAACCTGCCGGTAAATACACAATTGAATTTAATTCAGAATCAAGAGCTAATAATCTTTCAACGGGAATTTATATTTACCAATTGCGTGCAGGTACATTTGCCGAATCAAAAAAAATGTTATTGCTCAGATAG
- a CDS encoding aldo/keto reductase — MSLGCWTMGGLNWVDGVPNGWANVEEKEISEAINYAIDNGVNHFDNADVYGNGRAERMLARILGKRSNNFIIATKVGWFPGTAEHSYEPGHIRHQCEQSLINLKREYIDIYYFHHGNFGENDMYLNDAVEVMYRLREEGKIRLIGQSAYKHEEFVKLIPKVKPDVIQSFASALDDRFLADESPTRKLLDKHNISFIAFGPIAQGLLLGKYHHRNPPQFEEGDHRAKKKIFYSENLARLEPKIEQLKIKFGPSNQELSRAALQYILFYKQAGAVIPGFRNLDQVKSNLSGMDNPLTLEEFEFIKQLFADYLQNKL; from the coding sequence ATCAGTCTTGGCTGCTGGACAATGGGCGGATTAAACTGGGTAGATGGAGTTCCGAATGGCTGGGCTAATGTTGAAGAAAAAGAAATATCTGAAGCGATAAATTATGCGATTGATAACGGTGTAAATCATTTCGATAATGCAGATGTCTATGGTAACGGCAGAGCAGAACGTATGCTTGCCCGGATACTTGGAAAACGATCAAACAATTTTATTATTGCAACTAAAGTCGGATGGTTTCCCGGAACAGCAGAACACTCCTATGAACCCGGACACATTCGCCATCAATGTGAACAGTCTTTAATAAATCTTAAAAGAGAGTACATTGATATTTATTATTTTCATCACGGTAATTTTGGTGAAAACGATATGTATCTTAATGATGCTGTAGAAGTTATGTATAGGCTGCGTGAAGAGGGGAAAATAAGACTGATTGGACAATCTGCATACAAACATGAAGAATTTGTAAAACTGATCCCGAAGGTAAAACCGGATGTTATTCAAAGTTTTGCCAGTGCACTTGATGATAGATTCTTAGCAGATGAATCACCCACAAGAAAACTGCTTGATAAACACAATATTTCCTTTATTGCTTTTGGACCGATTGCACAAGGGTTGCTGCTCGGTAAATATCATCATCGAAATCCGCCTCAATTTGAAGAAGGTGATCATAGAGCGAAAAAGAAAATCTTTTATTCAGAAAATCTTGCAAGACTGGAACCTAAAATTGAACAGCTGAAAATAAAATTTGGACCATCAAATCAGGAGTTATCAAGAGCTGCTTTGCAGTACATATTATTTTATAAACAAGCAGGTGCTGTAATTCCGGGTTTCAGAAATCTTGATCAGGTTAAATCAAATTTAAGCGGTATGGATAATCCGTTAACTTTAGAAGAGTTTGAATTTATTAAACAATTATTTGCAGACT